In one Solanum dulcamara chromosome 1, daSolDulc1.2, whole genome shotgun sequence genomic region, the following are encoded:
- the LOC129899993 gene encoding uncharacterized protein LOC129899993 isoform X2, protein MPDENSLVKPLNEMGTTNFHTKFGFSSLSPFIQKVVHLTLLTSAKSLHSSNKFNPIAVFSLIKAQHFSVLPTKPLNHLQDSIFFHSNFSKGLAWAFPALLPPPPRICGSPDGPTVTGPRIKLRDGRHLAYKEHGVPKEKAKYKVVYAHSFGSTKYESVIAPLDTLEELGAYVVSFDRPGYGESDPLPERTIQTTALDMEELADQLGLGPKFYVMGFSMGGHSVWGCLKYIPNRLAGAALVAPVVNYWWPSFPDNLSTEGYNLQLPQDQWALRVAHYAPWLVYWWNTQKWFPCNSVISGKPKMSPPDLEVVSRSAKHASQMQKLKEYAVKQGVFESLHRDMMVGFGKWDFDPMDLKNLFPNGEGSVHLWHGDEDWVVPVILQRYVAERLPWIHFHEIPNVGHLLMHDPAMKEVIWKTFLPGEKEQIVHS, encoded by the exons ATGCCAGACGAAAACTCCCTGGTCAAACCTCTCAATGAAATGGGCACTACtaattttcatacaaaatttgGTTTCTCCTCTCTGTCTCCATTTATTCAAAAGGTAGTTCACCTAACATTGTTGACCTCTGCAAAATCTTTACACAGTTCTAACAAATTCAACCCAATAGCTGTCTTCTCACTCATTAAAGCTCAACATTTCAGTGTTCTCCCAACAAAGCCATTGAATCATCTTCAAGATTCgattttttttcattccaaTTTCAGCAAAG GTCTAGCATGGGCATTCCCAGCCCTCCTACCTCCACCTCCCAGAATCTGTGGCTCTCCTGATGGTCCAACTGTTACCGGACCTCGAATCAAACTTAGGGATGGAAGACATCTGGCTTATAAGGAGCATGGTGTACCCAAAGAAAAGGCCAAATATAAGGTCGTATATGCACATAGCTTTGGTTCTACCAAATATGAGTCAGTTATTGCACCCTTG GATACACTTGAAGAATTAGGGGCGTATGTTGTCTCTTTTGATAGACCAGGTTATGGGGAAAGTGATCCACTTCCAGAACGGACTATACAAACTACAGCTTTGGATATGGAAGAGCTTGCTGATCAACTTGGACTTGGCCCTAAATTTTATGTTATGGGGTTTTCCATGGGTGGTCATTCAGTTTGGGGTTGCCTCAAGTACATCCCTAATCG GTTAGCTGGAGCAGCTCTAGTTGCTCCTGTTGTAAATTACTGGTGGCCTAGCTTTCCTGATAATTTGTCAACAGAGGGATACAATCTACAGCTCCCACAGGACCAATGGGCACTTCGAGTTGCACATTATGCGCCTTGGCTAGTCTACTGGTGGAACACTCAGAAGTGGTTCCCATGCAATAGTGTTATATCTGGAAAACCCAAAATGTCTCCCCCAGATTTAGAAGTTGTTTCCAGATCTGCTAAGCATGCAAGTCAAATGCAAAAACTTAAG GAATATGCTGTAAAACAAGGAGTATTTGAGTCCCTCCACCGCGACATGATGGTGGGGTTCGGGAAATGGGATTTTGATCCTATGGATCTTAAGAACCTTTTCCCAAATGGTGAAGGCTCAGTCCACTTGTGGCATGGTGACGAAGACTGGGTTGTACCTGTTATATTACAGCGTTACGTTGCAGAAAGACTTCCATGGATACACTTCCATGAAATACCCAATGTTGGACATCTACTTATGCATGATCCAGCCATGAAGGAGGTTATCTGGAAGACATTTTTGCCAGGAGAGAAAGAACAAATAGTGCATTCTTAA
- the LOC129899993 gene encoding uncharacterized protein LOC129899993 isoform X3 — MPDENSLVKPLNEMGTTNFHTKFGFSSLSPFIQKVVHLTLLTSAKSLHSSNKFNPIAVFSLIKAQHFSVLPTKPLNHLQDSIFFHSNFSKGMLGKVLVVLLISGLAWAFPALLPPPPRICGSPDGPTVTGPRIKLRDGRHLAYKEHGVPKEKAKYKDTLEELGAYVVSFDRPGYGESDPLPERTIQTTALDMEELADQLGLGPKFYVMGFSMGGHSVWGCLKYIPNRLAGAALVAPVVNYWWPSFPDNLSTEGYNLQLPQDQWALRVAHYAPWLVYWWNTQKWFPCNSVISGKPKMSPPDLEVVSRSAKHASQMQKLKEYAVKQGVFESLHRDMMVGFGKWDFDPMDLKNLFPNGEGSVHLWHGDEDWVVPVILQRYVAERLPWIHFHEIPNVGHLLMHDPAMKEVIWKTFLPGEKEQIVHS, encoded by the exons ATGCCAGACGAAAACTCCCTGGTCAAACCTCTCAATGAAATGGGCACTACtaattttcatacaaaatttgGTTTCTCCTCTCTGTCTCCATTTATTCAAAAGGTAGTTCACCTAACATTGTTGACCTCTGCAAAATCTTTACACAGTTCTAACAAATTCAACCCAATAGCTGTCTTCTCACTCATTAAAGCTCAACATTTCAGTGTTCTCCCAACAAAGCCATTGAATCATCTTCAAGATTCgattttttttcattccaaTTTCAGCAAAG GTATGCTCGGGAAAGTTTTAGTTGTCTTATTGATTTCAGGTCTAGCATGGGCATTCCCAGCCCTCCTACCTCCACCTCCCAGAATCTGTGGCTCTCCTGATGGTCCAACTGTTACCGGACCTCGAATCAAACTTAGGGATGGAAGACATCTGGCTTATAAGGAGCATGGTGTACCCAAAGAAAAGGCCAAATATAAG GATACACTTGAAGAATTAGGGGCGTATGTTGTCTCTTTTGATAGACCAGGTTATGGGGAAAGTGATCCACTTCCAGAACGGACTATACAAACTACAGCTTTGGATATGGAAGAGCTTGCTGATCAACTTGGACTTGGCCCTAAATTTTATGTTATGGGGTTTTCCATGGGTGGTCATTCAGTTTGGGGTTGCCTCAAGTACATCCCTAATCG GTTAGCTGGAGCAGCTCTAGTTGCTCCTGTTGTAAATTACTGGTGGCCTAGCTTTCCTGATAATTTGTCAACAGAGGGATACAATCTACAGCTCCCACAGGACCAATGGGCACTTCGAGTTGCACATTATGCGCCTTGGCTAGTCTACTGGTGGAACACTCAGAAGTGGTTCCCATGCAATAGTGTTATATCTGGAAAACCCAAAATGTCTCCCCCAGATTTAGAAGTTGTTTCCAGATCTGCTAAGCATGCAAGTCAAATGCAAAAACTTAAG GAATATGCTGTAAAACAAGGAGTATTTGAGTCCCTCCACCGCGACATGATGGTGGGGTTCGGGAAATGGGATTTTGATCCTATGGATCTTAAGAACCTTTTCCCAAATGGTGAAGGCTCAGTCCACTTGTGGCATGGTGACGAAGACTGGGTTGTACCTGTTATATTACAGCGTTACGTTGCAGAAAGACTTCCATGGATACACTTCCATGAAATACCCAATGTTGGACATCTACTTATGCATGATCCAGCCATGAAGGAGGTTATCTGGAAGACATTTTTGCCAGGAGAGAAAGAACAAATAGTGCATTCTTAA
- the LOC129900015 gene encoding diphosphomevalonate decarboxylase 2 encodes MAEQSQKWILMVTAQTPTNIAVIKYWGKRDENLILAINDSISVTLDPAHLCTTTTVAVSPSFQQDRMWLNKKEISLAGDRYQNCLREIRARANDFEDEKKGIKISKNDWQNLHVHIDSYNNFPTAAGLASSAAGFACLVFSLAKLMNVQEDNGRLSAIARQGSGSACRSLFGGFVKWVMGKEEDGSDSIAVPLVDEKHWDELVIIIAVVSSRQKETSSTSGMRETVETSALIEHRAKEVVPKRIIQMEEAIQKRDFPTFAQLTCSDSNQFHAVCMDTTPPIFYMNDTSHRVISCVEKWNRAEGTPQVAYTFDAGPNAVLLARNRKAATLMLQRLLFHFPPNSDTDLDSYVIGDKSILKDAGIQDLNDVEALPPPPEIKDKVPAQKYKGEISYFICTRPGRGPVLLPDESQALLSLETGLPK; translated from the exons ATGGCAGAACAATCACAGAAATGGATTCTTATGGTGACTGCTCAAACACCCACAAACATAGCAGTGATTAAATATTGGGGAAAAAGAGATGAAAATCTTATTCTTGCTATTAATGATAGTATTAGTGTTACCCTTGATCCCGCACATCTTTGTACCACAACCACTGTTGCTGTTAGCCCTTCTTTCCAACAAGATCGCATGTGGCTAAATAAAAAg GAAATATCCCTTGCTGGAGACAGATACCAAAATTGTCTAAGAGAAATTCGAGCTCGTGCTAATgattttgaggatgagaagaaggGTATCAAGATCAGTAAAAATGATTGGCAGAACTTGCATGTGCATATTGATTCTTACAATAATTTTCCTACTGCTGCTGGTCTGGCTTCCTCAGCTGCTGGTTTTGCCTGTCTTG TTTTTTCCCTTGCGAAGTTAATGAATGTGCAAGAGGACAATGGGAGACTTTCTGCCATAGCAAG GCAAGGTTCAGGAAGTGCTTGTCGAAGCTTGTTTGGAGGATTTGTCAAGTGGGTCATGGGAAAG GAGGAAGATGGTAGCGATAGCATTGCTGTTCCGCTCGTAGATGAGAAACACTGGGATGAGCTTGTTATCATCATTGCAGTG GTGAGCTCACGGCAGAAGGAAACAAGTAGCACCTCAGGAATGCGCGAGACTGTTGAAACCAGTGCACTTATAGAACACAGAGCAAAG GAAGTAGTACCAAAACGCATTATTCAGATGGAAGAAGCTATACAAAAACGCGATTTTCCAACTTTTGCTCAACTGACTTGTTCTGACAGCAATCAATTTCATGCAGTCTGCATGGACACTACCCCTCCTATATTCTACATGAATGACACATCTCATAG GGTAATTAGCTGTGTCGAGAAATGGAACCGTGCAGAAGGAACTCCACAG GTCGCATACACCTTCGATGCTGGGCCAAATGCTGTTCTACTTGCACGTAACAGAAAGGCTGCCACACTTATGCTTCAGAGGCTTCTTTTCCACTTCCCTCCAAATTCAGATACCGATCTAGACAG CTATGTCATTGGTGATAAGTCAATTCTAAAGGATGCTGGGATTCAGGATTTAAACGACGTGGAAGCATTGCCTCCTCCACCTGAAATTAAGGACAAGGTTCCGGCTCAGAAATACAAAGGTGAAATAAGCTACTTCATCTGCACAAGACCTGGTAGAGGTCCAGTTTTGCTACCTGACGAAAGTCAGGCTCTCCTCAGCCTTGAAACTGGTTTGCCCAAGTAA
- the LOC129899993 gene encoding uncharacterized protein LOC129899993 isoform X4 — MSFIGLAWAFPALLPPPPRICGSPDGPTVTGPRIKLRDGRHLAYKEHGVPKEKAKYKVVYAHSFGSTKYESVIAPLDTLEELGAYVVSFDRPGYGESDPLPERTIQTTALDMEELADQLGLGPKFYVMGFSMGGHSVWGCLKYIPNRLAGAALVAPVVNYWWPSFPDNLSTEGYNLQLPQDQWALRVAHYAPWLVYWWNTQKWFPCNSVISGKPKMSPPDLEVVSRSAKHASQMQKLKEYAVKQGVFESLHRDMMVGFGKWDFDPMDLKNLFPNGEGSVHLWHGDEDWVVPVILQRYVAERLPWIHFHEIPNVGHLLMHDPAMKEVIWKTFLPGEKEQIVHS; from the exons ATGAGCTTTATAG GTCTAGCATGGGCATTCCCAGCCCTCCTACCTCCACCTCCCAGAATCTGTGGCTCTCCTGATGGTCCAACTGTTACCGGACCTCGAATCAAACTTAGGGATGGAAGACATCTGGCTTATAAGGAGCATGGTGTACCCAAAGAAAAGGCCAAATATAAGGTCGTATATGCACATAGCTTTGGTTCTACCAAATATGAGTCAGTTATTGCACCCTTG GATACACTTGAAGAATTAGGGGCGTATGTTGTCTCTTTTGATAGACCAGGTTATGGGGAAAGTGATCCACTTCCAGAACGGACTATACAAACTACAGCTTTGGATATGGAAGAGCTTGCTGATCAACTTGGACTTGGCCCTAAATTTTATGTTATGGGGTTTTCCATGGGTGGTCATTCAGTTTGGGGTTGCCTCAAGTACATCCCTAATCG GTTAGCTGGAGCAGCTCTAGTTGCTCCTGTTGTAAATTACTGGTGGCCTAGCTTTCCTGATAATTTGTCAACAGAGGGATACAATCTACAGCTCCCACAGGACCAATGGGCACTTCGAGTTGCACATTATGCGCCTTGGCTAGTCTACTGGTGGAACACTCAGAAGTGGTTCCCATGCAATAGTGTTATATCTGGAAAACCCAAAATGTCTCCCCCAGATTTAGAAGTTGTTTCCAGATCTGCTAAGCATGCAAGTCAAATGCAAAAACTTAAG GAATATGCTGTAAAACAAGGAGTATTTGAGTCCCTCCACCGCGACATGATGGTGGGGTTCGGGAAATGGGATTTTGATCCTATGGATCTTAAGAACCTTTTCCCAAATGGTGAAGGCTCAGTCCACTTGTGGCATGGTGACGAAGACTGGGTTGTACCTGTTATATTACAGCGTTACGTTGCAGAAAGACTTCCATGGATACACTTCCATGAAATACCCAATGTTGGACATCTACTTATGCATGATCCAGCCATGAAGGAGGTTATCTGGAAGACATTTTTGCCAGGAGAGAAAGAACAAATAGTGCATTCTTAA
- the LOC129899993 gene encoding uncharacterized protein LOC129899993 isoform X1 has product MPDENSLVKPLNEMGTTNFHTKFGFSSLSPFIQKVVHLTLLTSAKSLHSSNKFNPIAVFSLIKAQHFSVLPTKPLNHLQDSIFFHSNFSKGMLGKVLVVLLISGLAWAFPALLPPPPRICGSPDGPTVTGPRIKLRDGRHLAYKEHGVPKEKAKYKVVYAHSFGSTKYESVIAPLDTLEELGAYVVSFDRPGYGESDPLPERTIQTTALDMEELADQLGLGPKFYVMGFSMGGHSVWGCLKYIPNRLAGAALVAPVVNYWWPSFPDNLSTEGYNLQLPQDQWALRVAHYAPWLVYWWNTQKWFPCNSVISGKPKMSPPDLEVVSRSAKHASQMQKLKEYAVKQGVFESLHRDMMVGFGKWDFDPMDLKNLFPNGEGSVHLWHGDEDWVVPVILQRYVAERLPWIHFHEIPNVGHLLMHDPAMKEVIWKTFLPGEKEQIVHS; this is encoded by the exons ATGCCAGACGAAAACTCCCTGGTCAAACCTCTCAATGAAATGGGCACTACtaattttcatacaaaatttgGTTTCTCCTCTCTGTCTCCATTTATTCAAAAGGTAGTTCACCTAACATTGTTGACCTCTGCAAAATCTTTACACAGTTCTAACAAATTCAACCCAATAGCTGTCTTCTCACTCATTAAAGCTCAACATTTCAGTGTTCTCCCAACAAAGCCATTGAATCATCTTCAAGATTCgattttttttcattccaaTTTCAGCAAAG GTATGCTCGGGAAAGTTTTAGTTGTCTTATTGATTTCAGGTCTAGCATGGGCATTCCCAGCCCTCCTACCTCCACCTCCCAGAATCTGTGGCTCTCCTGATGGTCCAACTGTTACCGGACCTCGAATCAAACTTAGGGATGGAAGACATCTGGCTTATAAGGAGCATGGTGTACCCAAAGAAAAGGCCAAATATAAGGTCGTATATGCACATAGCTTTGGTTCTACCAAATATGAGTCAGTTATTGCACCCTTG GATACACTTGAAGAATTAGGGGCGTATGTTGTCTCTTTTGATAGACCAGGTTATGGGGAAAGTGATCCACTTCCAGAACGGACTATACAAACTACAGCTTTGGATATGGAAGAGCTTGCTGATCAACTTGGACTTGGCCCTAAATTTTATGTTATGGGGTTTTCCATGGGTGGTCATTCAGTTTGGGGTTGCCTCAAGTACATCCCTAATCG GTTAGCTGGAGCAGCTCTAGTTGCTCCTGTTGTAAATTACTGGTGGCCTAGCTTTCCTGATAATTTGTCAACAGAGGGATACAATCTACAGCTCCCACAGGACCAATGGGCACTTCGAGTTGCACATTATGCGCCTTGGCTAGTCTACTGGTGGAACACTCAGAAGTGGTTCCCATGCAATAGTGTTATATCTGGAAAACCCAAAATGTCTCCCCCAGATTTAGAAGTTGTTTCCAGATCTGCTAAGCATGCAAGTCAAATGCAAAAACTTAAG GAATATGCTGTAAAACAAGGAGTATTTGAGTCCCTCCACCGCGACATGATGGTGGGGTTCGGGAAATGGGATTTTGATCCTATGGATCTTAAGAACCTTTTCCCAAATGGTGAAGGCTCAGTCCACTTGTGGCATGGTGACGAAGACTGGGTTGTACCTGTTATATTACAGCGTTACGTTGCAGAAAGACTTCCATGGATACACTTCCATGAAATACCCAATGTTGGACATCTACTTATGCATGATCCAGCCATGAAGGAGGTTATCTGGAAGACATTTTTGCCAGGAGAGAAAGAACAAATAGTGCATTCTTAA